Proteins from a genomic interval of Corvus moneduloides isolate bCorMon1 chromosome 6, bCorMon1.pri, whole genome shotgun sequence:
- the LOC116444971 gene encoding uncharacterized protein LOC116444971, with amino-acid sequence MVGFQKEGFLKSSTSQGRDQLPVQVADVTGEQDGEVPGSSGQAGHHRGSSLSTPAEEQESSVPASDEDSPARTTESWQWPLSSSETHSNVGEDFEGFQTPARTPECTMDIQSPGDQSLSRTPQFESDSPEEEGNDEMNEERCGVEPVPRDRGWRGQPQLTEGEKLLMETNSRIVQLLENIKREHAQSMGLMSQSMGRMELQLGIVATSTRAIHNYLSEILAFLKQPRTQVLETRISQRATPHVELTCASTWTGEDAVASSTVCLPGAEGTSDSRDPPQATLPCRSGRLQRAITERASLPMPPRQAKGGGKKK; translated from the exons ATGGTGGGATTTCAAAAGGAGGGCTTCTTAAAGAGCAGCACATCTCAGGGGAGGGATCAGCTGCCAGTCCAAGTGGCAG ATGTCACTGGGGAGCAAGATGGGGAGGTTCCTGGATCCTCGGGGCAAGCCGGCCATCACCGAGGGAGCTCGCTGTCCACGCCGGCCGAAGAACAGGAATCCTCGGTGCCTGCCTCTGACGAAGACTCGCCGGCCAGGACCACAGAGAGCTGGCAGTGGCCGCTGTCCTCGTCTGAAACGCACAGCAACGTTGGGGAGGATTTTGAGGGATTTCAAACGCCGGCGCGGACTCCGGAGTGCACCATGGACATACAGTCTCCCGGGGATCAGTCACTCAGTAGGACTCCTCAGTTTGAAAGTGACTCtcctgaggaggagggaaatgaTGAGATGAATGAAGAGCGCTGCGGTGTTGAGCCTGTCCCTAGGGATCGGGGTTGGAGAGGGCAGCCCCAGCTAACAGAGGGAGAGAAGCTGTTGATGGAAACCAACAGTAGGattgtgcagctgctggaaaatatCAAGAGGGAGCATGCACAGTCCATGGGTCTCATGTCCCAGTCCATGGGCCGtatggagctgcagctgggcatTGTGGCTACCTCCACAAGAGCCATCCATAACTACCTGTCAGAGATTTTAGCTTTCCTCAAGCAGCCGAGGACGCAGGTCCTCGAAACGCGCATCTCCCAAAGAGCCACCCCCCATGTCGAGTTGACGTGTGCCTCGACATGGACTGGTGAGGACGCAGTGGCATCCTCCACTGTGTGCTTACCAGGGGCCGAAGGGACGAGCGACTCTCGCGACCCGCCGCAGGCCACCCTGCCTTGTCGCAGTGGCCGGCTGCAGAGAGCCATAACCGAGAGGGCCTCGCTGCCCATGCCTCCACGCCAGGcaaaagggggagggaagaaaaaataa